The Solicola gregarius DNA window TCGGCGTCACGATCTATCCGCTCTTCTACGGACTACCGCAGTTCTTCCAGGGCGTGCTCGGGTACGGCCCGCTCGGGTCGGGCGTGCTCCTCGTACCGCACGGTGCCGGCGCCCTCGTCGGCATGACGCTCGGCGGACGGCTCAGCGATCGGCACAGCACCCGGCTGCTGGTGATCGCGGGTGGGCTCGCCGCGACAACGGGCAGTGTCGCGTACGTCGCGGCAGGCAGCGATGCGCCGGTCTGGGTGTACGCCGCGTCGTCGGTGATCACGGGCGTCGGTGTCGGGTTCGTGGGTGGCCCGACCGTCTCGTCGCTCTACCGGGTGCTCGAGCCCGCGCTCGTCCCGACCGGATCCACTGTGTTGTTCATCCTGAACCAGCTCGGCGGCGCGCTCGGTATCGCCGTGATTACGATCCTGATCGGCGTCGCTGGTGACGGCGCCACCGCGTGGGGACCATCCGCGGGAACGCTGCCGATGCTGCTGCCGGCGCTCGGATCGGCTGTCGTCGTGCTGATCGCCGCGCGGCTTCCGGGTGCGCCGTCTGCGACACCGCTGCCCGAGTCGCAGGTGCGGTCGACCGCCTGACGCGGCGCCGTCGGTTCGCTCCGTACGATGGCGGGCGTGTCTGCGGCCGATTCGATCCATGACGGCCTCTGGACACCGGGATTCCGCCGCCTGCTCGCGGCGCGACTGACCTCCCAGTGCGGCGACGGCGTGTTCCAGGCGGGCATCGCGTGGCTCGTGCTGCTCTCCCCGGATGCACAGCGCACTCCGGCGTCGTTCGTCGGCGTACTCGCCCTCCTGCTGCTGCCGTTCAGCATCGTCGGTCCGTTCGCCGGAGTCGTGCTCGACCGTTGGCGACGCCGACAGATCCTGTTCGTCGGACAACTGCTGAGAGTCGCCGCCGTCTGTGCCGTCGCGTTCCTGTCCGGTGTCGGCGGCCAACGCGGCACGGTGCTGGCGTATGCCCTCGTGCTGGTCGCGCTCGGGATCAACCGGCTGCTGCTCGCCGCGCTGTCTGCATCGGTGCCGTACGTCGTCCGCCGCGGCCGACTCGTCGACGCGAACGCGATCGGCCCGACCGCGGGCACCGTGTCCACCGGAGCGGGCCTCGCCATCGGTGCCCTCGTCATCGCCACCAGCGCAACGTCGTCCCACGTGCTCCTCGCGTCGACGTTGGTCTTCGTCGCCGCCGCACTGATCGCCAAGGGGTTCGCTCCCGAGGCGCTCGGACCCGGCGCCGGTGCGCGTACGCCTCGGCTCGCCGATGCCGTCGTCGATCTGCGCGCTGCGTACCGCCACCTGAGCGGCAGGCCCCGCGCGTGGTGGGCACTGGTGCGGCTCGGCGCATTCCGGTTCGCCTTCGGTTGGTGGGCGGTGTGGGTGTTCGCCGAGACCGCAGCGAGTAGCGCGGACGCCGACGCGGCGGCATCGGCCATCGCCACCGCCGCGGGAATCGGTGCCGCTGCCGTACTGACGCCACTCGCGGCCAGGCGCTGGGCGCTCGACCAATGGGTCCGGACGCTCGCGATTGCGATGGTCGCCGTCGCACTCGCCTCCGCGGTCGCCGACCCCGCCGTCATGTGGGCGATCCAGGGCTTCGCGTTCGGGATCGCCGGTCAGACCTTGAAGATCCAGACCGACACGATCGTCCAGCGCGAGGTCGACGAGTCGTTCCTGGGCCGTACGTTCACGCTGTACGACGTCACCTTCAACGTGACATTCGTTGCGGGCTCGCTGATCGGCGCGATCGGCTACACCTGACGACAACGCTCGTTCGCCACCCGACACAACCACGCGGTCCGTATGGTCGTCGCATGGCATCGACGTCCCGATTCACCCGGGTGGCACTCGTCGTCAACGCGGCCTCCCGCACGGGGTCGGAGGCGTACGACGAGGCGCACCGGCGCCTGTCCGAGCTCGGTGTCGCGCCAGATGTCGCCTACCCCGTACGCGACCCCGCCCGACTCGGCGACGTACTCGACTCGGTGACGGCAGACGGCTGCGACCTCGTCGTGGTCGGCGGCGGCGACGGCACGCTCAGCACCGCCATCGACCACTTGGCGCGCCACGACATGGCCCTCGGCGTGCTGCCCCTCGGCACCGCGAACGATCTTGCCCGCACACTGCAGGTCCCGGCGGAGATCGGCGCGGCGTGCGAGACCATCGCGAACGGCAAGCTCGTCGACATCGACGTCGGTGGCATGGGCGACCAGACGTTCTGCAATGTCGCGTCGATCGGCCTCGCCGTCGGCGTGACGCGAGCCCTGACGCCCGGGCTCAAACGACGCCTCGGCCCGCTGGCGTACCCGGTCGCGACGATGCGTGCGTACCGCCAGCACCGGCCGTTCACGACGTACCTCGACTTTCCCGACGGCGATCACGAGTCGATTCGGGTCGACGACACAATCGCCGTCGCCATCGGCAACGGCCGCTACTACGGCGGTGGAAACGTGATCTCGCCGGACTCCGGCATCGACGACCA harbors:
- a CDS encoding lipid kinase is translated as MASTSRFTRVALVVNAASRTGSEAYDEAHRRLSELGVAPDVAYPVRDPARLGDVLDSVTADGCDLVVVGGGDGTLSTAIDHLARHDMALGVLPLGTANDLARTLQVPAEIGAACETIANGKLVDIDVGGMGDQTFCNVASIGLAVGVTRALTPGLKRRLGPLAYPVATMRAYRQHRPFTTYLDFPDGDHESIRVDDTIAVAIGNGRYYGGGNVISPDSGIDDHSLDVYVIPRGTARERIGVVRRVRDGSFVDHDHVIHVTTARIRLRADPEQPINLDGEVVASTPQEFVVHRNALDVLVPEDSTAAAHDG
- a CDS encoding MFS transporter, with the protein product MSAADSIHDGLWTPGFRRLLAARLTSQCGDGVFQAGIAWLVLLSPDAQRTPASFVGVLALLLLPFSIVGPFAGVVLDRWRRRQILFVGQLLRVAAVCAVAFLSGVGGQRGTVLAYALVLVALGINRLLLAALSASVPYVVRRGRLVDANAIGPTAGTVSTGAGLAIGALVIATSATSSHVLLASTLVFVAAALIAKGFAPEALGPGAGARTPRLADAVVDLRAAYRHLSGRPRAWWALVRLGAFRFAFGWWAVWVFAETAASSADADAAASAIATAAGIGAAAVLTPLAARRWALDQWVRTLAIAMVAVALASAVADPAVMWAIQGFAFGIAGQTLKIQTDTIVQREVDESFLGRTFTLYDVTFNVTFVAGSLIGAIGYT